The Planococcus donghaensis genome contains a region encoding:
- the hemB gene encoding porphobilinogen synthase translates to MKELNFNRHRRLRGSANLRSMVRETSLHKEDFIYPIFVVEGENVKNEISSMPGVFQFSMDNLGTELDEVVDLGIPSVILFGVPNEKDAVGTQAYHDHGITQEAIRFAKNRHPELVVIADTCLCQYTDHGHCGVIEDGVILNDESLDLLARTAVSQAKAGADIIAPSNMMDGFVAAIRYGLDQAGFENTPIMSYGVKYSSAYYGPFREAAHSTPQFGDRKTYQMDPANRMEALRETASDVQEGADFMIVKPALSYLDIIREVRDNFDIPIVAYNVSGEYAMVKAAAANGWIDEKKIVLETLLSMKRAGADIVMTYHAKDAARWLEGKE, encoded by the coding sequence ATGAAAGAATTGAATTTTAATCGTCATCGCCGTTTACGCGGTTCAGCTAATCTTCGTTCAATGGTTCGTGAAACAAGTTTACATAAAGAGGATTTTATTTATCCGATTTTTGTAGTTGAAGGAGAAAATGTGAAAAACGAAATTTCATCTATGCCTGGCGTATTCCAATTTTCGATGGATAACTTAGGTACTGAACTGGATGAAGTAGTAGACCTTGGTATTCCTTCTGTTATTCTTTTTGGCGTACCAAATGAAAAAGATGCAGTAGGAACGCAAGCTTATCACGATCATGGCATTACGCAAGAAGCCATCCGTTTTGCGAAAAACCGTCATCCTGAATTAGTCGTTATTGCAGATACATGTCTTTGTCAATATACCGACCATGGCCATTGTGGCGTAATCGAAGACGGTGTCATCTTAAATGACGAGTCACTTGATTTATTGGCGCGTACTGCTGTGTCTCAAGCAAAAGCTGGAGCTGATATTATTGCACCGTCAAACATGATGGATGGTTTTGTTGCAGCAATTCGTTACGGACTAGACCAAGCAGGATTTGAAAATACGCCAATCATGTCTTATGGTGTTAAATATTCATCTGCGTATTACGGGCCTTTCCGCGAAGCAGCTCACAGTACACCTCAATTTGGAGACCGAAAAACCTACCAAATGGACCCGGCAAATCGTATGGAAGCGCTACGTGAAACTGCTTCTGACGTTCAAGAAGGCGCAGATTTCATGATTGTGAAACCGGCATTGTCGTATTTGGATATTATTCGCGAAGTTCGTGATAATTTTGATATCCCAATCGTTGCCTATAACGTTTCAGGTGAATACGCAATGGTCAAAGCAGCTGCAGCAAATGGCTGGATTGATGAGAAGAAAATTGTTTTGGAAACTTTATTAAGCATGAAGCGCGCAGGAGCGGATATCGTGATGACGTATCACGCAAAAGACGCAGCACGCTGGTTGGAGGGAAAAGAATGA
- a CDS encoding valine--tRNA ligase: MTEQMSTKYDPQSIEKGRYDWWVDQKFFEAKPESGKTPYTIVIPPPNVTGKLHLGHAWDTTLQDIMTRMKRMQGFDALWLPGMDHAGIATQAKVEGKLKEEGRSRYDLGREAFLEESWKWKDQYAGHIREQWAKLGLGLDYSRERFTLDDGLSKAVREVFVKLYEKKLIYRGKYIINWDPNTQTAISDIEVIHKDVKGAFYHMRYPLADGSGHIEVATTRPETMLGDTAVAVHPKDDRYKQLIGKKVILPIVGREIEIVADDYVDREFGSGAVKITPAHDPNDFEIGNRHNLERVLVMNEDGSMNENAGKYEGLDRFECRKQIVKDLQDMDVLFEIEEHIHSVGHSERSGAVVEPYLSTQWFVDMQPLAAASVEAQKNGDGVNFVPDRFEKTYLHWMENIRDWCISRQLWWGHQIPAWYHNETNEIYVGHEAPADAENWTQDEDVLDTWFSSALWPFSTLGWPEENDDLSRYYPTDALVTGYDIINFWVSRMIFQALEFTGEKPFKDVLIHGLVRDAEGRKMSKSLGNGVDPMDVISQYGADSLRYFLATASSPGQDLRYSNDKVESVWNFANKIWNASRFALMNMEGMTYDQIDLSGKKSVADSWILTRLNETIEQVTELAERYEFGEVGRSLYNFIWDDFCDWYIEMSKLPLYGEDERAKKMTRSVLAYVLDNTMRLLHPFMPFITEEIWQNLPHEGESITIAAWPIVDDSLTNQSQSSSMKLLMDVIRSVRTIRAEVQSPMSKKVPLTISAKDANTHAVLEANAAYIERFCNPETLTIGENIVAPEKSMSAVVSGAELFMPLEGLIDIDAELARLNKELEKWAKEVKLVSGKLSNERFVSKAPEAVVAEERAKQADYMEKHATVEKRIEELKNL, translated from the coding sequence ATGACTGAACAAATGTCCACAAAGTACGATCCGCAATCGATTGAGAAAGGCCGTTACGATTGGTGGGTCGACCAAAAATTCTTTGAAGCCAAACCAGAAAGCGGCAAAACGCCGTATACCATCGTGATTCCTCCGCCAAATGTTACCGGCAAACTACACTTAGGTCACGCGTGGGATACTACATTACAAGACATCATGACGCGCATGAAACGCATGCAAGGCTTTGACGCACTATGGCTTCCAGGAATGGATCATGCAGGGATTGCTACACAAGCTAAAGTAGAAGGCAAACTCAAAGAAGAAGGCCGTTCACGTTATGATTTAGGACGTGAAGCGTTTCTTGAAGAATCATGGAAATGGAAAGATCAATACGCAGGTCATATTCGTGAGCAATGGGCAAAATTAGGTCTCGGACTTGATTATTCGCGTGAGCGCTTTACATTAGATGACGGATTGTCAAAAGCAGTACGTGAAGTATTCGTAAAATTATACGAGAAAAAACTTATTTATCGTGGCAAATACATCATCAACTGGGACCCGAATACGCAAACTGCAATTTCAGATATTGAAGTGATTCACAAAGACGTAAAAGGTGCTTTTTATCATATGCGTTATCCGCTTGCAGACGGCAGTGGACATATTGAAGTAGCGACAACACGTCCAGAAACAATGCTTGGCGATACAGCGGTCGCGGTTCACCCGAAAGACGATCGCTATAAGCAGTTAATCGGCAAAAAAGTTATTTTGCCAATCGTGGGACGCGAAATTGAAATTGTTGCAGACGATTACGTGGATCGAGAATTTGGAAGTGGTGCCGTTAAAATCACACCAGCTCATGACCCGAATGACTTTGAAATTGGGAACCGTCACAATTTAGAGCGCGTACTTGTTATGAACGAAGATGGATCAATGAACGAAAACGCGGGCAAATACGAAGGCTTAGATCGCTTTGAATGCCGTAAGCAAATCGTAAAAGACTTACAAGACATGGACGTGTTGTTCGAAATTGAAGAGCATATTCATTCTGTTGGTCACTCTGAGCGTAGCGGAGCTGTAGTAGAGCCTTACCTATCAACACAATGGTTTGTTGATATGCAACCATTAGCTGCTGCATCTGTAGAAGCGCAAAAAAATGGCGACGGTGTTAATTTTGTACCAGATCGTTTTGAGAAAACGTATTTACACTGGATGGAAAACATTCGCGACTGGTGTATTTCTCGTCAATTGTGGTGGGGGCATCAAATTCCAGCTTGGTATCATAACGAAACAAATGAAATTTACGTAGGGCACGAAGCACCAGCTGACGCTGAAAACTGGACACAAGACGAAGATGTGTTAGACACGTGGTTCTCATCTGCTTTATGGCCATTCTCGACTCTTGGCTGGCCAGAAGAAAACGATGATCTTAGCCGTTACTACCCAACGGATGCATTAGTTACAGGTTATGACATCATCAACTTCTGGGTATCACGCATGATTTTCCAAGCATTAGAATTTACCGGTGAAAAACCGTTTAAAGACGTGTTGATTCACGGGTTGGTTCGTGATGCTGAAGGGCGTAAAATGTCGAAGTCACTAGGTAACGGGGTTGACCCAATGGACGTGATTTCTCAGTACGGAGCAGATTCGCTGCGGTACTTCTTAGCGACAGCATCGTCTCCAGGGCAAGACCTTCGTTATTCAAACGACAAAGTCGAATCAGTATGGAACTTTGCCAATAAAATTTGGAATGCGTCTCGTTTTGCGTTGATGAATATGGAAGGCATGACGTACGATCAAATCGATTTGTCAGGCAAAAAATCCGTTGCGGATTCATGGATTTTAACGCGTTTAAATGAAACCATTGAACAAGTAACAGAGCTTGCAGAACGTTATGAGTTTGGCGAAGTGGGACGTTCACTTTACAACTTTATCTGGGATGATTTCTGTGACTGGTATATCGAAATGTCGAAGTTGCCATTATACGGTGAAGACGAAAGAGCGAAAAAAATGACGCGTTCGGTACTTGCTTATGTACTGGATAACACCATGCGTTTACTGCACCCGTTCATGCCATTTATTACAGAAGAAATTTGGCAGAACTTGCCGCATGAAGGCGAATCGATTACGATTGCCGCTTGGCCAATCGTAGATGACTCGTTAACAAACCAAAGTCAATCTTCTAGCATGAAGTTATTGATGGACGTGATTCGTTCGGTTCGTACAATTCGCGCAGAAGTACAATCGCCAATGAGCAAAAAAGTGCCATTGACGATTTCTGCAAAAGACGCCAACACGCATGCGGTATTAGAAGCAAACGCTGCGTACATCGAACGTTTCTGTAACCCTGAAACTTTAACGATCGGCGAAAACATCGTTGCTCCTGAAAAATCGATGTCAGCAGTAGTATCAGGTGCTGAATTATTCATGCCACTAGAAGGCTTGATCGATATTGATGCAGAGCTTGCTCGTTTAAACAAAGAGCTTGAAAAGTGGGCAAAAGAAGTAAAACTTGTTAGCGGAAAATTGTCGAACGAACGCTTTGTTTCAAAAGCACCTGAAGCAGTAGTTGCTGAAGAACGTGCAAAACAAGCCGATTACATGGAAAAACACGCAACAGTTGAAAAACGCATTGAAGAACTAAAAAACTTATAA
- a CDS encoding uroporphyrinogen-III synthase — translation MSNSKKLLEGKTIVFTGSRKPVEAISHAQSFGANTKYLPLVETIVRQSEKPDFTEYDWLIFTSRTSAEVFCSFNETVPVKIAAVGTQTAAVLEKHGHQVDFIPKMFSADQFIQEFPPVSGKAKCLFIKGQMAKNTISTMSMQVDEWTVYDTVLNSENAKTITQFKDVIILFASPSAVRAYRQAGGNWSNIQVAAIGHVTKKAIIENGGTVDFMPERYTYIEVINEIAKGSLST, via the coding sequence ATGTCTAATAGCAAAAAACTGCTCGAAGGAAAAACAATCGTTTTTACCGGTTCTAGAAAACCGGTAGAAGCGATTTCTCATGCACAATCATTTGGAGCCAACACAAAGTATTTGCCACTTGTTGAGACAATAGTTCGCCAGTCAGAAAAGCCGGATTTCACGGAATATGACTGGCTCATTTTCACTAGTCGTACTAGTGCCGAAGTGTTTTGTTCGTTCAATGAAACGGTTCCTGTTAAAATTGCAGCAGTCGGTACTCAAACCGCAGCAGTTTTAGAAAAACATGGTCATCAAGTGGATTTTATCCCGAAAATGTTTAGTGCAGATCAGTTTATCCAAGAATTTCCACCTGTCTCAGGAAAAGCGAAATGTTTGTTTATCAAAGGACAAATGGCGAAAAACACTATTTCCACTATGTCCATGCAAGTCGATGAATGGACGGTTTACGATACGGTGTTAAATAGTGAAAACGCAAAAACTATTACACAATTCAAAGACGTGATCATTTTGTTTGCTAGTCCTTCTGCGGTAAGAGCATATCGTCAAGCAGGGGGCAATTGGTCGAACATCCAAGTCGCTGCAATTGGTCACGTAACGAAAAAAGCCATTATAGAAAATGGTGGTACAGTGGATTTTATGCCTGAGAGATATACGTATATTGAAGTGATCAATGAAATAGCGAAAGGAAGTTTGTCGACATGA
- the hemL gene encoding glutamate-1-semialdehyde 2,1-aminomutase has translation MTYEKSLAAFAEAKTLMPGGVNSPVRAFKSVNMDPIFMQSGSGATIKDIDGNTYIDYVLSYGPLILGHAQEDVVKAIQETAALGTSFGAPTELENQMAKLVMDRVPSIEMVRMVSSGTEATMSALRVARGYTGRDKILKFEGCYHGHGDSLLIKAGSGVATLGLPDSPGVPASVAQNTITVPFNDLESVRLAFQEFGDQLAAVIVEPVAGNMGVVPPNEGFLMELRNLTHENGTVLIFDEVMTGFRVGYNCAQGYYGVTPDMTCLGKVIGGGLPVGAFGGKREIMEQVAPSGSIYQAGTLSGNPLAMRAGFETLSRLSEESYNTFIERGDQLEKGFREAATKYNIPHTVNRAGSMIGVFFTNEDVVDFESAKTSDLELFANYYRLMAEEGIYLPPSQFEGMFLSTAHTEEHIAKTVEAFHTVFAKLAR, from the coding sequence ATGACATACGAAAAATCATTAGCCGCATTTGCGGAAGCCAAAACATTAATGCCGGGCGGCGTTAACAGCCCGGTTCGTGCATTTAAATCGGTTAATATGGATCCGATTTTCATGCAGTCTGGAAGTGGCGCGACCATTAAAGACATAGATGGCAACACCTATATTGACTATGTTTTATCTTATGGCCCCCTTATTTTAGGTCACGCACAAGAAGACGTAGTGAAAGCCATTCAAGAAACGGCTGCACTTGGAACTTCTTTTGGTGCACCAACAGAACTAGAAAACCAAATGGCGAAATTAGTCATGGACCGTGTGCCATCAATCGAAATGGTGCGTATGGTGTCTTCTGGAACAGAAGCAACGATGAGCGCATTGCGTGTAGCTCGTGGCTATACAGGACGCGACAAAATCTTAAAATTCGAAGGCTGCTACCATGGTCATGGCGACAGTTTGTTAATCAAAGCAGGTTCTGGCGTTGCAACTCTTGGTTTGCCAGATTCACCTGGTGTCCCAGCATCAGTTGCTCAAAACACCATTACAGTCCCTTTCAATGACCTTGAAAGCGTTCGTTTAGCTTTCCAAGAGTTCGGCGATCAACTAGCGGCTGTGATTGTAGAACCAGTTGCAGGGAATATGGGCGTTGTTCCACCGAACGAAGGGTTCTTAATGGAACTTCGCAACTTAACACACGAAAACGGCACAGTGCTCATTTTTGATGAAGTAATGACAGGATTCCGTGTTGGCTATAACTGTGCACAAGGCTATTACGGCGTAACGCCTGATATGACTTGCCTTGGCAAAGTAATTGGCGGCGGTTTACCAGTTGGCGCATTCGGAGGTAAACGTGAAATTATGGAGCAAGTTGCACCGAGTGGTTCGATATACCAAGCGGGTACATTGTCAGGTAATCCACTTGCTATGCGTGCTGGCTTTGAAACACTTTCTCGCTTATCAGAAGAAAGCTACAACACGTTCATCGAACGCGGCGATCAACTTGAAAAAGGATTCCGCGAAGCCGCAACAAAATACAACATCCCGCATACAGTTAACCGTGCAGGATCAATGATCGGCGTATTTTTCACAAACGAAGACGTAGTTGATTTCGAATCAGCAAAAACGTCAGACCTTGAACTGTTCGCAAATTATTACCGCTTAATGGCGGAAGAAGGCATTTACTTGCCACCATCCCAGTTTGAAGGCATGTTCCTATCGACTGCCCATACGGAAGAGCATATCGCAAAAACCGTAGAAGCATTCCATACCGTATTTGCTAAACTCGCACGCTAA
- a CDS encoding ATP-grasp domain-containing protein, translated as MKLLYETQDAQQNRGFIEELQRSGDFDLVEWDDWSDHGLTQLANTLAGEQVVFRARRPLAARYLEDHGIHLINRAEVNRIANDKWKSFELFMMLGVPTIPSYRQTPSYPCIAKTANGHGGAEVWLLQSEKDIPNTTAPLLFQPVVAHQADIRVYVIGLEIVGAVKRISNDSFKANYSLGASVEKYMLTAAQEKNVLRIARALNSDYIGIDFLLLEDGQHVFNEIEDPVGARSFYETHDDNIAELFVEHIRKMEKHAPFHREDRLK; from the coding sequence ATGAAACTTCTGTATGAAACGCAGGATGCACAACAGAATCGTGGATTTATAGAAGAATTACAGCGATCTGGAGATTTTGATTTGGTCGAATGGGACGACTGGAGTGACCATGGACTTACACAGTTGGCCAATACTCTAGCGGGTGAACAAGTTGTCTTTCGCGCAAGGCGGCCATTAGCCGCTCGTTATTTAGAAGACCATGGCATTCACTTGATCAATCGCGCAGAAGTAAATCGCATTGCTAACGACAAATGGAAAAGTTTTGAGTTGTTTATGATGCTCGGCGTTCCTACTATACCAAGTTATCGACAAACGCCCAGCTATCCATGCATTGCAAAAACCGCGAACGGTCATGGTGGTGCAGAAGTGTGGCTACTCCAATCAGAAAAAGATATACCAAACACGACCGCTCCCCTCCTTTTCCAACCAGTTGTTGCTCACCAAGCGGATATTCGAGTTTATGTGATCGGCTTAGAAATTGTAGGGGCTGTAAAACGAATTTCTAATGACTCGTTTAAAGCCAATTACTCACTTGGCGCCTCTGTCGAAAAATACATGTTAACAGCTGCTCAAGAAAAAAATGTATTGCGCATTGCTCGTGCATTAAACAGCGATTATATCGGCATAGACTTTTTACTACTTGAAGACGGACAGCATGTATTTAATGAAATCGAAGATCCTGTGGGTGCTCGTTCGTTTTATGAAACACATGATGACAACATTGCGGAATTGTTTGTAGAGCATATACGAAAAATGGAAAAACATGCTCCTTTTCACCGAGAAGATCGACTGAAATAA
- a CDS encoding bifunctional folylpolyglutamate synthase/dihydrofolate synthase, protein MIIGLEQYKEKWNIQTDTAIHPGLEAITAALDEVGNPHKVGKFIHLAGTNGKGSTATFLSSILQAHGYSVGNFYSPCIEDLHDQIQLNGNPISPIELDHIMQQLSHLKTPLTDFELLTLAALLVFKEHQPDFAIIEAGMGGALDSTNVIIPEIAIIPSISMDHTNFLGNSIEEITRHKAGIIKKWQPVAIGKLPVKSINIIRETANMLHADIIRPKDLGNVELKLKGPHQLENASLAMEAAKEVLGQNFNEEQAIKGLSSANLAYRFEEVFPGVIFDGAHNKASAEALVKTVKELYPDHSVHVVMGILKDKDYINVLRELETISDRFTFLDFENERALAAEKLLLECAIKRKTILKNNDILPVYEKHTVTLVTGSLYLLSLLRNDNYSFFRHYQD, encoded by the coding sequence ATGATAATTGGACTAGAACAATATAAAGAAAAATGGAATATCCAAACCGATACGGCCATTCATCCAGGTTTAGAAGCCATTACGGCGGCACTAGACGAAGTTGGGAATCCACATAAAGTTGGAAAGTTTATTCACTTAGCAGGAACAAATGGAAAAGGATCTACTGCCACTTTTTTATCTAGCATTTTACAGGCTCATGGTTATTCTGTCGGTAATTTTTATTCCCCATGCATTGAAGATTTACATGACCAAATTCAATTGAATGGCAACCCCATTAGCCCGATAGAACTTGATCATATTATGCAACAACTTAGTCACTTAAAAACTCCATTAACTGATTTTGAACTGTTAACACTAGCGGCATTACTGGTTTTTAAAGAACACCAACCAGACTTTGCGATTATCGAAGCAGGAATGGGAGGGGCATTAGATAGCACGAACGTAATCATTCCTGAAATTGCGATTATCCCATCTATATCTATGGACCATACAAACTTTTTAGGAAATTCAATAGAAGAAATTACTCGGCACAAAGCAGGAATTATAAAAAAATGGCAGCCTGTTGCAATTGGAAAACTGCCTGTAAAATCGATAAATATTATTCGAGAAACTGCGAATATGCTACACGCTGACATAATCAGGCCAAAAGACCTTGGTAATGTCGAGTTAAAATTAAAAGGTCCTCATCAATTAGAAAATGCCAGTTTAGCTATGGAAGCTGCTAAAGAAGTACTTGGTCAAAACTTTAATGAAGAACAAGCTATTAAAGGCTTGTCATCTGCAAACCTTGCTTATCGATTTGAAGAAGTGTTTCCAGGCGTTATATTTGATGGGGCACACAATAAGGCGAGTGCAGAAGCGTTAGTGAAAACTGTGAAAGAGCTGTATCCAGACCACTCTGTCCATGTCGTAATGGGCATTCTTAAAGACAAAGATTACATAAATGTACTTCGTGAATTGGAAACTATAAGCGACCGATTTACTTTTCTGGATTTTGAGAACGAGAGGGCATTAGCGGCTGAAAAATTATTATTAGAATGCGCAATTAAAAGGAAGACAATTCTAAAAAATAATGATATATTACCTGTATACGAAAAACATACAGTGACTTTAGTCACTGGTTCTTTATATTTACTATCCCTTCTAAGAAATGATAATTATTCATTTTTCCGGCATTATCAAGATTAA
- the hemC gene encoding hydroxymethylbilane synthase, whose amino-acid sequence MRKIIVGSRRSKLALTQTNQFIDKLKAAGAPFEFEIKEIVTKGDRIVDVMLSKVGGKGLFVKEIEQALFDREIDFAVHSMKDMPSVLPEGLAIGCIPEREDPRDAYIANDHVKLLDLPVGAVVGTSSLRRSSQLLLLRPDLDIQWIRGNIDTRLAKLKSGDFDAIILAAAGLKRMGWKDDLVTEFLEVDECLPAIGQGSLGIECRVEDTELLSELAKLNHEDTALAVNAERKFLKDMDGSCQVPIAGYATVKDGEVTFTGLISSPEADQVFKEMAISHDPIEAGRIVAEKISAQGGYDLIQRVKAESNV is encoded by the coding sequence TTGAGAAAAATTATTGTAGGTTCGAGAAGAAGCAAGCTAGCGTTAACACAAACTAACCAGTTTATCGATAAATTAAAAGCAGCAGGGGCACCTTTTGAATTTGAAATTAAAGAAATCGTGACTAAAGGCGATCGAATTGTCGATGTTATGCTTTCTAAAGTTGGTGGAAAAGGCTTGTTTGTAAAAGAAATCGAGCAAGCACTTTTTGATCGCGAAATCGATTTTGCCGTTCACAGCATGAAAGACATGCCTTCTGTGTTGCCTGAAGGTTTGGCAATTGGATGCATTCCAGAACGTGAAGACCCACGTGATGCGTATATCGCAAACGACCACGTGAAATTATTAGACTTGCCAGTTGGAGCAGTTGTTGGAACAAGTAGCTTACGCCGTAGTTCACAATTGTTATTGTTGCGTCCAGACCTTGATATTCAATGGATTCGCGGCAATATCGACACGCGTCTAGCAAAACTAAAATCAGGAGATTTCGATGCCATTATTTTAGCTGCAGCTGGGTTAAAGCGAATGGGCTGGAAAGATGATTTAGTAACCGAATTTCTTGAAGTGGATGAATGTCTACCTGCCATTGGACAAGGATCACTCGGAATTGAATGCCGCGTGGAAGATACAGAACTTCTTAGTGAATTAGCAAAACTAAATCATGAAGATACCGCTTTAGCAGTAAACGCTGAACGTAAATTCCTTAAAGATATGGATGGCAGCTGCCAAGTGCCTATCGCTGGATATGCTACCGTGAAAGATGGAGAAGTTACATTTACAGGACTTATTTCTTCACCTGAAGCTGACCAAGTGTTTAAAGAAATGGCGATTAGCCATGATCCAATCGAAGCAGGACGAATTGTTGCTGAAAAAATTAGTGCTCAAGGCGGTTATGACTTAATTCAACGCGTCAAAGCTGAAAGCAATGTCTAA
- a CDS encoding ATP-grasp domain-containing protein codes for MTSCWVIYNGSLVSDKFADQASLVAEAAQRAGVSVKIMKNYETIMDLSVNLSIPDFAILLDKDILLGYFLKSRGVPVYNDPSVIDLCDNKATQYVQLAAQRLPMPRTIVAPKVYPNFSIINSGYFEKVIERLKLPMIIKEGHGSFGMKVYLIETEEQFYDKVESLRGIDFVFQEFIESSRGRDIRVNIVGGQIVAAMQRHSTTDFRANITNGGVASPIELTSEQQDVALAAALAVGATFAGVDLLYGKGEQPLVCEVNAAAHIRNILNVTGINVADAMIAYILEDLS; via the coding sequence ATGACGAGTTGTTGGGTGATCTACAACGGAAGCTTGGTTTCCGATAAGTTTGCAGACCAAGCAAGTTTAGTTGCGGAAGCAGCACAACGAGCAGGGGTCTCTGTAAAAATTATGAAAAACTATGAAACTATAATGGATTTATCAGTCAATTTGAGTATACCTGATTTCGCAATATTATTGGATAAGGATATTTTACTAGGCTATTTTTTGAAAAGTCGGGGTGTGCCCGTTTATAACGATCCTTCAGTTATTGATTTATGCGATAACAAAGCTACGCAATACGTTCAGCTTGCTGCTCAACGTTTACCCATGCCAAGAACCATTGTAGCGCCAAAAGTGTACCCGAATTTCTCAATCATCAATTCCGGTTATTTCGAAAAAGTCATTGAACGTTTGAAGCTGCCCATGATTATAAAAGAAGGACATGGTTCTTTCGGCATGAAAGTGTATTTGATCGAAACGGAAGAACAATTTTATGACAAAGTTGAGAGCCTTAGAGGAATTGATTTTGTTTTTCAAGAATTTATCGAATCGAGTCGTGGTCGTGACATCCGCGTCAATATTGTAGGTGGTCAAATTGTCGCTGCGATGCAACGCCATTCCACAACGGATTTCCGCGCCAACATTACCAATGGCGGTGTGGCATCTCCGATTGAGCTTACTTCAGAACAACAAGACGTCGCGTTAGCCGCAGCTCTAGCAGTCGGTGCTACTTTCGCTGGTGTTGACTTACTATACGGTAAAGGTGAACAGCCGCTCGTTTGCGAAGTCAATGCAGCTGCACACATCCGCAATATTTTAAATGTCACAGGAATCAATGTCGCCGATGCCATGATTGCATATATACTGGAGGACTTGTCATGA